A window of Phycobacter azelaicus contains these coding sequences:
- a CDS encoding Zn-dependent alcohol dehydrogenase, with product MQTIKAAVCREFGQPLVIEDILIADPRMGEVEVTLDAVAICHSDISYAEGAWGGHLPAVYGHEAAGKITKVGDGVNGFATGDSVVVTLIRACGTCPSCAGGKPTICETHYDGVKNGPIKTADGSPLEQAMACGAFAEKVVVDQRQIVKIPETMGKEVAALISCGVITGVGAAVNAAGLRAGQDVVVIGAGGVGLNAIQGARIAGARRIVAVDMSEEKLEVAKEFGATHGVLGTQKSPWRASYKALGGKGADAVLVTVGAIPAYEQAVRYLGRGGKAVMIGMPHSGAKAEYEPVVMAAIGQGLVGSKMGDVVIQRDIPWMIDLYEQGRLKLDELISGRWSLDQINEAIADTKTGSARRNVILFNR from the coding sequence ATGCAAACCATCAAAGCCGCCGTCTGCCGTGAATTCGGTCAACCCCTCGTCATCGAAGACATCCTGATCGCCGACCCGCGCATGGGCGAGGTCGAGGTGACCCTGGACGCGGTCGCAATCTGTCACAGCGACATCTCCTATGCCGAGGGCGCCTGGGGCGGTCACCTTCCGGCCGTCTATGGCCACGAGGCGGCCGGCAAAATCACAAAGGTTGGCGATGGCGTGAACGGCTTTGCGACGGGCGACAGCGTTGTGGTCACCCTGATCCGCGCCTGCGGCACCTGCCCAAGCTGTGCCGGCGGCAAGCCGACGATCTGTGAAACACACTATGACGGAGTGAAGAACGGCCCGATCAAAACCGCCGACGGCAGCCCGCTGGAGCAGGCCATGGCCTGTGGCGCCTTTGCCGAAAAGGTGGTCGTGGATCAGCGTCAGATCGTGAAGATTCCCGAAACCATGGGTAAGGAAGTCGCCGCGCTGATCTCCTGCGGGGTAATCACTGGCGTTGGTGCGGCTGTTAATGCCGCGGGCCTGCGCGCTGGACAGGATGTGGTGGTGATAGGCGCGGGCGGCGTGGGTCTCAACGCCATCCAAGGCGCGCGCATTGCCGGTGCCCGCCGGATCGTGGCCGTCGACATGAGCGAGGAAAAGCTGGAGGTCGCCAAGGAGTTCGGCGCCACCCATGGCGTCCTTGGCACACAGAAATCCCCCTGGCGCGCCTCCTACAAGGCGCTGGGGGGAAAGGGGGCCGATGCGGTTCTGGTAACCGTGGGGGCCATTCCCGCCTATGAACAGGCTGTGCGTTATCTGGGCCGGGGCGGCAAGGCGGTGATGATCGGCATGCCGCACTCGGGTGCCAAGGCGGAGTATGAACCCGTCGTGATGGCCGCCATCGGGCAGGGACTTGTCGGCTCCAAAATGGGCGATGTCGTGATTCAGCGAGACATTCCCTGGATGATCGATCTTTATGAACAGGGCCGTCTGAAACTGGACGAGCTGATCTCGGGACGCTGGAGCCTTGACCAGATCAACGAGGCGATTGCAGACACCAAGACCGGCTCTGCCCGGCGCAACGTGATCCTGTTCAACCGCTGA
- a CDS encoding mandelate racemase/muconate lactonizing enzyme family protein translates to MKLQDLDIIVTAPPAPGWGGRYWILVKLTTDTGITGWGECYAASVGPDAMCHVIRDVFHRHMEGENPENIELMFRRAYSSGFTQRPDLTVMGAFSGLEIACWDILGKDRGRPVHALIGGRMNDRIRAYTYLYPLPQHEISAFWTSPEMAAESAAEMVRQGYTAVKFDPAGPYTLRGGHMPAMSDISQSIAFCKAIRGAVGDRADLLFGTHGQFITAGAIRLGQAIAPYQPLWFEEPVPPDSVGQMARVVSGQPVPVATGERLTTKAEFAPILREGAASILQPALGRVGGIWEAKKIAAMAEVYNAQMAPHLYAGPVEWAANIHLAASIPNILMAESIETPFHDALIKGAIRVEGGFITPPDAPGLGIEVDEDLARAHPFSGDDLHLNMQEAPCDYVNGNSFAGGAPPLPE, encoded by the coding sequence ATGAAGCTGCAGGACCTCGACATCATCGTGACTGCCCCGCCCGCTCCCGGATGGGGCGGGCGCTACTGGATCCTGGTCAAGTTGACCACCGACACCGGGATCACCGGCTGGGGCGAATGCTATGCCGCCTCGGTTGGCCCGGACGCCATGTGCCATGTCATCCGCGACGTCTTTCACCGCCACATGGAGGGGGAGAACCCGGAAAACATCGAACTGATGTTCCGCCGCGCCTATTCTTCTGGCTTTACCCAGCGGCCCGATCTAACAGTGATGGGTGCCTTTTCGGGGCTTGAGATCGCCTGCTGGGATATCCTCGGCAAGGATCGTGGCCGCCCGGTTCATGCGCTGATCGGCGGACGGATGAACGATCGCATTCGCGCCTATACCTATCTCTACCCCCTGCCCCAGCACGAGATCTCTGCCTTCTGGACCTCACCAGAAATGGCCGCCGAAAGCGCTGCCGAAATGGTGCGTCAGGGCTACACGGCAGTAAAGTTCGATCCGGCAGGCCCTTACACCCTGCGTGGTGGTCACATGCCCGCGATGAGCGACATCAGCCAATCCATCGCCTTTTGCAAAGCCATCCGCGGAGCGGTGGGGGACCGCGCAGACCTGCTCTTTGGCACACATGGGCAGTTCATCACCGCAGGCGCAATCCGGCTGGGCCAGGCAATCGCGCCCTACCAGCCCCTATGGTTCGAAGAGCCGGTTCCCCCCGATTCCGTAGGCCAGATGGCACGCGTGGTTTCGGGTCAACCGGTGCCCGTGGCCACGGGTGAGCGCCTGACCACCAAGGCCGAGTTCGCTCCGATCCTCCGCGAAGGGGCGGCCAGCATTCTGCAACCGGCGCTAGGGCGCGTTGGCGGCATATGGGAAGCCAAGAAAATCGCGGCCATGGCCGAGGTCTATAACGCGCAAATGGCGCCGCATCTTTACGCCGGACCGGTGGAATGGGCTGCGAACATACACCTGGCGGCCTCAATCCCGAATATCCTGATGGCCGAAAGCATCGAAACTCCTTTCCATGACGCATTGATCAAAGGGGCGATCCGGGTCGAAGGAGGCTTTATCACACCACCGGATGCACCGGGCCTCGGCATCGAAGTCGACGAGGATCTTGCCCGCGCACACCCCTTTTCCGGCGACGATCTGCACCTAAATATGCAGGAGGCGCCCTGTGACTATGTGAACGGCAATTCCTTCGCCGGTGGCGCGCCGCCGCTGCCCGAATAG
- a CDS encoding ArsR/SmtB family transcription factor gives MAQRATEAAAFLKTLAHEGRLMILCHLGTGEKSVGELEALLGMRQAAVSQMLARLRDEELVATRREGKTIFYSLKDTNTEEIISLLYRQFCGGE, from the coding sequence ATGGCGCAGCGTGCGACCGAAGCTGCGGCATTCCTCAAGACGCTGGCCCATGAAGGGCGGCTGATGATTCTTTGTCACCTTGGAACCGGTGAAAAGTCCGTCGGGGAGCTGGAGGCGCTGCTCGGCATGCGCCAGGCCGCGGTCAGCCAGATGCTGGCCCGGTTGCGCGATGAAGAGCTGGTCGCCACCCGGCGTGAGGGCAAGACGATTTTTTATTCGTTGAAGGACACAAATACCGAAGAGATCATTTCTCTTCTCTATCGCCAGTTCTGCGGCGGTGAGTGA
- a CDS encoding fumarylacetoacetate hydrolase family protein, with protein MKLLRYRMEGAVRPGLMDDGGIVRDLSGHIADISGEVLDDAALARLAELDPASLPAVDGDIDLAPCVGGVGKFLCIGLNYSDHAEEAGMPIPEHPILFMKANSAIAGPNDDVVIPRGSTATDWEVELGVVIGTAAKYVTEAEALDHVAGYCVINDVSERDFQIKLTGQWTKGKSCDTFGPIGPWLVTRDEVADPQNLALSCDVNGKRMQTGNTGKMIFTVAQIISHLSQLMTLHPGDVIATGTPPGVGMGMKPDPVYLKPGDVMELEIEGLGRQRQNLRADS; from the coding sequence ATGAAACTGCTGCGATATCGAATGGAGGGCGCGGTGCGCCCGGGGCTGATGGATGATGGCGGGATCGTACGTGATCTGTCCGGCCACATTGCGGATATCTCGGGCGAGGTACTGGATGACGCGGCGTTGGCCCGTTTGGCTGAGCTGGATCCGGCGTCATTGCCGGCAGTGGATGGCGACATCGATCTGGCGCCCTGCGTTGGTGGGGTAGGCAAGTTCCTGTGCATCGGCCTCAACTATTCTGATCATGCCGAAGAGGCAGGCATGCCCATCCCCGAGCACCCCATCCTGTTCATGAAGGCCAACTCGGCGATCGCCGGCCCCAATGATGATGTGGTGATTCCGCGTGGCTCCACCGCTACGGACTGGGAGGTGGAGCTGGGCGTCGTCATTGGTACGGCTGCGAAATACGTCACCGAGGCCGAGGCCCTGGATCACGTAGCGGGGTATTGCGTCATCAATGATGTCTCAGAACGCGATTTTCAGATCAAGCTGACCGGGCAATGGACCAAGGGCAAGAGCTGTGACACCTTCGGCCCCATTGGCCCGTGGTTGGTGACACGGGACGAGGTCGCGGATCCGCAGAACCTGGCTTTGTCCTGTGATGTGAACGGAAAGCGCATGCAGACGGGCAACACCGGCAAGATGATCTTTACCGTGGCCCAGATCATTTCCCATCTCAGTCAGCTCATGACCCTTCATCCGGGCGATGTGATTGCCACAGGCACGCCTCCGGGCGTTGGCATGGGGATGAAGCCCGATCCGGTTTACCTAAAGCCCGGTGACGTGATGGAGCTGGAAATCGAAGGCCTAGGTCGACAGCGCCAAAACCTGCGGGCGGACAGCTAA
- a CDS encoding ABC transporter transmembrane domain-containing protein: MFRFIWKYSKRDQLVLLVVTACLFPLLYLTLELPKRIINDAIGAQTDTIDILGYSFDQLTFLWLLCGAFLISVLMHGLLKMRINTMKGVLAERMLRRFRYQLIARVLRFPQPYFERVSQGELVSMVTSESEPMGGLMGDAVSQPVLQAGQMLTILYFLFMQSFWFGLAAVALIPLQGWLIPMLQRRINLLNKERIKEVRALASEIGESAAGAATLRINGGWRYRMAVITARLGRLYDIRFDIYQKKFFMKFLNNFITQLTPFFFYAVGGYLVLEGKVSLGALVAALAAYKDIASPWKELLAYYNQTQDMSLRWEVILERFAPPGMVDEKLMTGEPDEIPRLTGDIELSEVNVRDADGNLVLEDLSAKLPAGQVIGIAAPSEEDRRALAELLTREVLPTAGTVTVAGHDLREVHQAVVASRIGHATSRPVLFRGSFGDNVMMPMRQRPQGEAQDMLQFTAALRAGNSADPFDAPWLDPSLAGFSTEAELRDWWVQLVSGIGTDTALFRRGMDQKFDSAVHPRLTKTLIDLRPKVQAAVEKAGLTAQAHVFDPKAYNPALPVVENLLYATLREPITEEVLKRHVNFLDRLKELQLDRDLVTLTQDVVDMLRQIFGIDGTGHPLFRKLGLETSAYETALSLVDKTRSKGAEALEQDELAQMLIVPFSISAEQIGPAFSDEMKERILQFRRSHADELLGTLEDIFVPLDQSAFAPGLTVLENALFGKISDSSGARGDELRKLVSDVLVENGARNMVIELIFDLPVALGGQGLPASFAEPLAFARATIKRPDILILESALSSYDLETRISVHKNLRKLLPDTTLVYLDTDFERSEVFDVFYQLRQGRLVSDETQEAAVADSAASQDLARKLRALEQSELFSGLNRRQLRLLAFGARWYDAKAGDVVFLKDDDASDGAYMITEGEAGLFLPQEGQEDRLIAKVGPGRLVGELGLIRKEPRALSMVAQTDLTCLRIGEEEFLAVVENDAATAFKLLQVVAGYVSS; this comes from the coding sequence CTGTTTCGTTTTATCTGGAAGTACTCCAAACGTGATCAGCTTGTTCTCTTGGTGGTCACAGCCTGCCTGTTCCCGCTGCTATACCTGACGCTGGAGCTGCCGAAGCGGATCATCAACGATGCCATCGGTGCTCAGACTGATACCATAGACATCCTGGGATATTCCTTCGATCAGCTGACCTTCCTGTGGCTTCTCTGCGGTGCTTTCCTGATTTCGGTTCTGATGCATGGTCTGCTGAAGATGCGCATCAACACGATGAAGGGCGTTCTGGCCGAGAGGATGCTGCGGCGTTTCCGCTACCAACTGATTGCCCGCGTGCTGCGTTTCCCGCAGCCCTATTTCGAAAGGGTCAGCCAGGGAGAGTTGGTCTCCATGGTGACGTCAGAGTCCGAACCGATGGGCGGATTGATGGGCGACGCTGTCAGTCAACCTGTCTTGCAGGCTGGGCAGATGCTGACGATCCTCTATTTCTTGTTCATGCAAAGCTTCTGGTTCGGGCTGGCCGCCGTGGCGCTGATCCCACTGCAGGGGTGGCTGATTCCGATGCTGCAGAGGCGGATCAACCTTCTGAACAAGGAGCGCATCAAGGAGGTGCGGGCGCTCGCCTCGGAAATCGGGGAAAGCGCCGCGGGCGCGGCGACCTTGCGCATCAACGGCGGCTGGCGCTACCGGATGGCTGTGATCACCGCGCGGTTGGGGCGGCTGTACGATATCCGCTTCGATATCTACCAGAAAAAGTTTTTCATGAAGTTTCTCAACAACTTCATCACTCAACTGACGCCTTTCTTCTTTTACGCAGTCGGCGGCTATCTGGTGCTGGAGGGCAAGGTGTCGCTCGGGGCGCTGGTGGCAGCGCTTGCGGCCTACAAGGACATTGCCTCGCCCTGGAAAGAGCTGCTTGCCTATTACAACCAGACCCAGGACATGTCCCTGCGCTGGGAGGTGATCCTCGAGCGTTTTGCGCCGCCTGGCATGGTCGATGAAAAGCTGATGACAGGAGAGCCGGATGAGATTCCGCGCCTGACAGGCGATATCGAGCTGTCCGAGGTTAACGTGCGCGATGCTGACGGCAACCTGGTGCTGGAAGATCTGAGCGCGAAACTGCCCGCAGGGCAGGTGATCGGCATTGCCGCCCCGTCGGAAGAAGACCGGCGCGCCCTCGCCGAGTTGCTGACGCGCGAAGTCCTGCCAACGGCTGGTACTGTAACCGTCGCGGGGCACGATCTGCGCGAGGTGCATCAGGCTGTTGTGGCCTCCCGTATTGGTCACGCGACCTCTCGTCCGGTCCTGTTCCGTGGCTCGTTCGGGGACAACGTGATGATGCCGATGCGTCAGCGCCCACAGGGTGAGGCGCAGGACATGTTGCAGTTCACGGCTGCATTGCGGGCGGGAAACAGTGCTGATCCCTTTGATGCGCCTTGGCTGGACCCCTCTCTGGCCGGATTTTCGACCGAGGCAGAACTGCGTGACTGGTGGGTTCAGCTGGTATCTGGCATCGGAACCGACACGGCCCTGTTCCGCCGTGGCATGGATCAGAAGTTCGACAGTGCAGTGCATCCGCGGCTGACCAAGACGCTTATTGACCTGCGTCCCAAGGTTCAGGCGGCGGTGGAAAAGGCCGGCCTGACCGCGCAGGCGCATGTTTTCGATCCGAAAGCCTATAACCCGGCGCTGCCGGTGGTTGAGAATCTGCTTTATGCCACCCTACGCGAGCCGATCACCGAAGAGGTCCTCAAGCGGCACGTGAACTTCCTTGATCGCCTCAAGGAGCTGCAGCTGGATCGCGATCTGGTGACATTGACGCAGGATGTCGTGGATATGCTGCGTCAGATCTTTGGTATCGACGGCACTGGCCATCCTTTGTTCCGCAAGTTGGGGCTGGAGACTTCGGCGTATGAAACCGCTTTGTCTTTGGTGGACAAGACCCGCAGCAAGGGAGCCGAAGCGCTGGAGCAGGACGAGCTGGCGCAGATGCTGATCGTGCCCTTCAGCATTTCGGCGGAGCAGATCGGCCCCGCGTTCAGCGACGAGATGAAGGAGCGCATCCTGCAGTTCCGCCGAAGCCACGCGGATGAGCTGCTTGGTACGCTCGAAGATATCTTTGTGCCGCTCGATCAGTCTGCCTTTGCCCCCGGCCTGACGGTTCTTGAGAACGCGCTGTTCGGGAAAATCTCCGATAGCTCAGGGGCGCGCGGTGATGAGCTGCGCAAGCTGGTTTCCGATGTGCTGGTGGAGAACGGGGCCCGCAACATGGTGATCGAGTTGATCTTCGACCTGCCCGTTGCGCTGGGCGGTCAGGGATTACCGGCCAGTTTTGCCGAACCGCTGGCCTTTGCGAGGGCCACGATCAAGCGGCCCGATATCCTGATTCTGGAGTCAGCCCTTTCGAGCTACGACCTTGAGACGCGGATTTCGGTTCACAAGAACCTGCGCAAGCTGTTGCCGGATACGACCTTGGTCTATCTCGATACCGATTTCGAGCGCTCCGAAGTCTTTGATGTTTTCTATCAACTGCGTCAGGGACGGCTGGTCAGCGATGAGACACAAGAGGCGGCTGTTGCCGACAGTGCCGCGAGCCAGGATCTGGCGCGCAAACTCAGGGCACTGGAACAGTCCGAGCTGTTTTCAGGTCTCAATCGCCGCCAGCTGCGCCTTCTGGCGTTTGGGGCACGCTGGTATGATGCCAAGGCAGGCGATGTGGTGTTCCTCAAGGACGACGATGCCAGTGACGGCGCCTATATGATCACCGAAGGAGAGGCGGGCCTTTTCCTGCCACAGGAGGGCCAGGAAGACCGGCTGATTGCCAAGGTCGGGCCTGGTCGCCTCGTCGGAGAGCTGGGTCTGATCCGCAAGGAGCCGCGCGCGCTGAGCATGGTGGCGCAGACTGATCTGACCTGCCTTCGTATCGGTGAAGAGGAGTTCTTGGCCGTTGTGGAGAATGATGCGGCGACGGCCTTCAAATTGCTGCAGGTTGTCGCGGGCTATGTCTCGAGCTGA
- a CDS encoding DUF3307 domain-containing protein: MFNQGIALPETTGALLLLLCLMQVKHMFADFYLQTPKMLSGRGEYFHSGRAQHAGVHVIGSILVFVAMGSPVAFILVICALEWIVHFNIDYCKARYSDSKQLTPQQAVFWRAVGTDQALHQLTYIAMAAAWMKYAA; the protein is encoded by the coding sequence ATGTTTAATCAGGGGATCGCCTTGCCGGAAACAACCGGAGCCTTGCTGTTGCTGCTTTGCCTAATGCAGGTCAAACACATGTTTGCGGATTTCTATCTGCAGACACCCAAGATGCTGTCCGGACGTGGAGAGTACTTTCACAGCGGCCGCGCCCAACATGCGGGCGTTCATGTGATAGGCTCGATCTTGGTCTTTGTCGCAATGGGAAGCCCGGTCGCGTTCATCCTTGTGATCTGCGCCCTCGAATGGATCGTTCACTTCAACATCGATTACTGCAAAGCGCGCTACTCTGACAGCAAGCAACTGACGCCCCAACAAGCCGTGTTCTGGCGCGCGGTGGGCACAGACCAGGCGCTGCACCAGCTTACCTATATCGCCATGGCCGCGGCGTGGATGAAATACGCCGCCTGA
- a CDS encoding Lrp/AsnC family transcriptional regulator, with the protein MQLDDRDRRILTLLQEDSRVSNADLAEAVGMSPSALWRRVRALEEAGVIERYGAVVNAKAMGLEFHAMVHVQLTRHEPEKLKEFIRAVETNTLVQECYATTGQSDYHLRVLAPDLDAYNRFLEEFLFRLPAVASAQTNVVLRTIKRDRPVMP; encoded by the coding sequence ATGCAGCTGGATGATAGGGATCGCCGTATTCTGACGCTCTTGCAGGAGGATTCGCGCGTCTCGAACGCCGACCTGGCCGAGGCAGTGGGCATGTCTCCCTCCGCTTTGTGGCGGCGGGTGCGAGCCTTGGAGGAGGCGGGCGTGATCGAACGCTATGGCGCGGTGGTCAACGCCAAGGCCATGGGGCTTGAATTTCACGCCATGGTGCATGTGCAACTGACGCGCCACGAGCCGGAAAAGCTGAAGGAATTCATCCGCGCGGTCGAGACGAATACGCTGGTGCAGGAGTGTTATGCCACAACGGGCCAGTCCGACTATCACCTGCGGGTTCTGGCGCCGGATCTTGATGCCTATAATCGGTTCCTTGAGGAGTTCCTGTTCCGCCTGCCAGCCGTGGCCAGCGCACAGACCAACGTGGTTTTGCGCACGATCAAGCGCGACAGGCCCGTGATGCCCTGA
- a CDS encoding indolepyruvate ferredoxin oxidoreductase family protein, translated as MTELSHEFRSYQLDDRYEMTKGRVFLTGTQALARVMLDQARRDRDAGLNTAGFVSGYRGSPLGGVDLEFWRSRKRMEEAKVKFMPAVNEDLGATAVLGAQQAILDPHCEVEGVFSMWYGKGPGVDRSGDALKHGNAYGSSEKGGVLVVAGDDHGCVSSSMPHQSDVAFMAWFMPVLNPADVSEFLTFGEYGFALSRYSGTWVGFKAVSETVESARSVELQPDREFVLPELPPYPGGLHIRRADLPSPEIETRIQAKIKAVRAFAEANPIDRRIYDVEDAKFGFVTTGKGHLDLMEALRLLGLDEAACRRLGIDIYKVGMVWPLARPEALRFVNGKEEVLVVEEKRGIIESQFKEYFYDWPGDKPKKMVGKYDSQGEPLIPWTGELSPLMLAPIVAARLDAFFPEENLPAKAAALTAQPPKLINVPGATRTPYFCSGCPHNTSTKLPEGSKAFSGIGCHVMASWMDRDTAGYAQMGGEGVPWAVASQFNGNKHVFQNLGEGTWYHSGSLAIRQAVAAKTNITYKILYNDAVAMTGGQPVDGPVSVSGIAQTCRAEGVERIALVSDDIAKFNRADFPAGTSFHDRGDMDTVQRELREIPGVTVLIYEQTCATEKRRRRKRGKMEDPKKFAFINDLVCEGCGDCSVESNCLSVEPKETPFGRKRKINLSSCNKDFSCLNGFCPSFVTVEGGERRKKQPAGLDADQLAARLPAPDLPSLAEPFDLLVTGVGGTGVVTVGALITMAAHLEGKGSSVLDFTGFAQKFGTVLSYIRLSNTPETLNQVRIDQAAADAVIGCDVVVSSAPKASAHYRAGTKVVLNRAEMPTGDLVLRRDADLMAGLREQEIANVVGAENLSGFNANEAAEALLGDAVLANVMMLGFAWQKGLVPVSGAALSQAIELNGVAIDKNRLAFAIGRAIAVDPGLVSQFYDETPEDSETLEQMIERRATFLTEYQDKAYAARYRATLDRLRGALPADVQDDLVTRAAKSLFKLMAYKDEFEVARLLTADSFKDQIAAEFDGDYSVKYHLAPPLLARGKDSRGRPKKSVFGPWLRPALSVLAKAKGLRGSALNPFGYHEEARLHRDLLTWYENALHKIATSYSAQSHEDCAKVLSAPIEIRGYGPVRLDAAKTVRAEAEKRLARI; from the coding sequence ATGACCGAGCTGAGCCACGAGTTTCGCAGCTACCAGTTGGATGACCGCTATGAGATGACCAAGGGCCGCGTCTTTCTGACCGGCACCCAGGCGCTGGCGCGCGTGATGCTGGACCAGGCGCGCCGGGATCGTGACGCGGGCCTCAACACCGCCGGGTTCGTCTCGGGCTATCGCGGCTCACCGCTGGGCGGGGTGGACCTCGAATTCTGGCGCTCGCGCAAGCGGATGGAGGAGGCCAAGGTCAAGTTCATGCCCGCCGTGAACGAGGATCTGGGCGCCACCGCCGTTCTGGGCGCGCAGCAGGCTATCCTGGACCCCCATTGCGAGGTCGAGGGCGTCTTTTCCATGTGGTACGGCAAGGGGCCGGGGGTGGATCGTTCGGGCGATGCGCTAAAGCACGGCAACGCCTATGGATCGTCCGAAAAGGGTGGCGTTCTGGTGGTTGCGGGCGACGACCACGGCTGCGTCAGCTCGTCGATGCCGCACCAGTCGGACGTCGCTTTCATGGCCTGGTTCATGCCGGTTCTGAACCCGGCGGATGTTTCCGAATTCCTGACATTTGGAGAATACGGCTTTGCCCTGTCCCGCTATTCCGGCACCTGGGTTGGCTTCAAGGCAGTGTCGGAAACCGTTGAAAGCGCGCGTTCGGTCGAATTGCAACCGGATCGCGAATTTGTCCTGCCCGAGCTGCCACCCTACCCCGGCGGGCTGCATATTCGCCGCGCCGACCTGCCTTCACCTGAAATAGAGACCCGCATCCAGGCCAAGATCAAGGCGGTGCGCGCCTTTGCAGAAGCCAACCCGATCGACCGCCGCATCTATGACGTCGAGGACGCCAAGTTCGGTTTCGTGACCACCGGCAAGGGGCATCTCGACCTGATGGAGGCGCTGCGCCTCTTGGGTCTGGACGAGGCCGCCTGCCGCCGTCTGGGTATCGATATCTACAAGGTCGGCATGGTCTGGCCGCTGGCCCGCCCCGAGGCGCTGCGCTTTGTGAACGGCAAGGAAGAAGTGCTGGTCGTCGAGGAAAAACGCGGCATCATCGAAAGCCAGTTCAAGGAGTATTTTTACGACTGGCCCGGCGACAAACCCAAGAAGATGGTCGGCAAATACGACAGCCAAGGCGAGCCGCTGATCCCCTGGACCGGGGAACTCAGCCCGCTGATGCTGGCGCCCATCGTGGCCGCGCGGCTTGATGCCTTCTTCCCGGAAGAAAACCTGCCCGCAAAGGCCGCCGCGCTGACAGCCCAGCCGCCAAAGCTGATCAATGTGCCCGGCGCCACCCGCACGCCTTATTTCTGCTCGGGCTGCCCGCATAACACCTCGACCAAGCTGCCCGAAGGCTCCAAGGCTTTCTCCGGCATCGGCTGTCACGTCATGGCCAGCTGGATGGATCGCGACACCGCCGGATACGCCCAGATGGGCGGCGAAGGTGTGCCCTGGGCGGTCGCCTCGCAGTTCAACGGGAACAAGCACGTGTTCCAGAACCTGGGCGAAGGCACCTGGTATCATTCCGGCAGTCTGGCGATCCGGCAGGCGGTCGCGGCGAAAACCAACATCACCTACAAGATCCTCTATAACGACGCGGTTGCCATGACCGGCGGTCAGCCGGTGGACGGGCCGGTCAGTGTCTCGGGCATTGCCCAGACCTGCCGCGCCGAAGGGGTGGAGCGTATCGCCCTCGTGTCCGACGACATTGCCAAGTTCAACCGTGCCGATTTCCCTGCCGGAACCTCATTCCACGACCGGGGAGACATGGACACCGTTCAGCGCGAATTGCGCGAAATCCCCGGTGTCACGGTGCTGATCTATGAACAGACCTGCGCCACCGAAAAACGCCGCCGACGCAAGCGCGGCAAGATGGAAGATCCGAAGAAATTCGCCTTCATCAACGACCTGGTCTGCGAAGGCTGCGGCGATTGTTCCGTGGAATCCAACTGCCTCAGCGTGGAGCCGAAAGAGACCCCATTTGGCCGCAAGCGCAAGATCAACCTCTCGTCCTGCAACAAGGATTTCTCCTGCCTCAACGGCTTTTGCCCCAGCTTTGTCACCGTTGAGGGTGGCGAGCGGCGCAAGAAGCAGCCTGCCGGTCTCGATGCAGACCAGCTGGCCGCCCGCCTGCCTGCCCCGGACCTTCCCTCCCTCGCCGAGCCGTTCGATCTGCTCGTCACCGGGGTGGGCGGCACTGGCGTTGTAACCGTGGGCGCGCTGATCACCATGGCCGCCCATTTGGAAGGTAAGGGGTCAAGCGTGCTGGATTTCACCGGCTTTGCGCAGAAGTTCGGCACCGTTCTCAGCTACATTCGCCTGTCGAACACGCCTGAAACGCTGAACCAGGTGCGTATCGATCAAGCCGCCGCAGATGCGGTGATTGGCTGCGATGTGGTGGTGTCTTCGGCGCCCAAGGCCTCGGCCCACTACCGGGCTGGCACCAAGGTGGTACTGAACCGCGCCGAAATGCCCACGGGCGATCTGGTGCTGCGCCGCGACGCCGACCTGATGGCCGGCCTTCGCGAACAGGAAATCGCCAATGTGGTCGGCGCCGAGAACCTGTCGGGCTTCAACGCCAACGAGGCGGCAGAAGCGCTGCTGGGTGACGCGGTGCTGGCCAACGTGATGATGCTGGGCTTTGCCTGGCAAAAGGGGCTGGTGCCGGTCAGCGGAGCGGCATTGTCCCAAGCCATCGAGCTGAACGGCGTGGCCATCGACAAGAACCGCCTCGCCTTTGCCATTGGGCGCGCCATCGCAGTGGACCCCGGCCTTGTCAGCCAATTCTACGACGAGACCCCGGAAGACAGTGAAACACTGGAGCAGATGATCGAGCGCCGCGCCACCTTCCTCACCGAGTATCAGGACAAGGCCTATGCGGCCCGCTATCGCGCCACGCTGGACCGGCTGCGCGGCGCCCTGCCCGCAGATGTGCAGGACGATCTTGTGACGCGCGCCGCGAAATCCCTGTTCAAACTGATGGCCTACAAGGATGAATTCGAAGTTGCGCGCCTTTTGACCGCTGACAGCTTCAAGGATCAGATCGCGGCGGAATTCGATGGCGACTATTCGGTCAAATACCACTTGGCGCCGCCTCTGCTGGCACGCGGCAAGGACAGCCGAGGGCGCCCCAAGAAAAGCGTCTTTGGCCCCTGGCTGCGCCCAGCGCTGTCGGTTCTGGCCAAGGCCAAGGGCCTGCGCGGCAGTGCTCTCAACCCCTTTGGATATCACGAAGAAGCACGCCTGCACCGCGATCTTCTGACCTGGTATGAAAACGCTCTCCACAAGATCGCAACCAGCTATTCGGCGCAAAGCCACGAAGACTGCGCCAAGGTGCTGTCGGCTCCGATTGAAATTCGCGGCTACGGCCCGGTCCGTCTTGACGCCGCCAAGACGGTGCGCGCCGAGGCCGAAAAGCGGCTGGCGCGTATCTGA